In Agrobacterium tumefaciens, a single genomic region encodes these proteins:
- a CDS encoding hybrid-cluster NAD(P)-dependent oxidoreductase: protein MNMVVTYKHIDEMKPWSDKLQLLECISVTPETSDVMTFLFRSEDQNWFRYLPGQFVTLELPVGAEPVYRTYTLSSSPSRPYALSVTVKAQATSIGTRWMFDNLKPGMKIRALGPLGDFSYVKHPGDKYLFISAGSGVTPMMSMVRDMSDRAPQSDISFINCSRTPGDIVFRHELEYLARFMPNLSLGFIVEKCGRTDLWSGLRGMVDKAKIALLAHDFMDRTVFCCGPEPFMAAVRSMLDASGFDMSRYHQESFAPAAPVSVGETVLTGADGEALSMVGFTVSGKELPCQPGQTVLMTARAAGVRIGAACESGICGTCRVLKLSGEVEMSHNGGILDEEIEEGYILACCSRPLTDVKVEA, encoded by the coding sequence ATGAATATGGTTGTGACCTACAAGCACATAGACGAGATGAAGCCGTGGAGCGACAAGCTCCAGCTGCTGGAATGCATTTCAGTGACGCCCGAGACATCGGACGTGATGACGTTTCTGTTCCGCTCCGAGGACCAGAACTGGTTCCGTTATCTGCCGGGCCAGTTCGTCACGCTGGAATTGCCCGTGGGTGCGGAGCCGGTTTACCGTACCTACACATTGTCCTCCAGCCCGTCACGGCCCTATGCGCTGTCGGTCACGGTCAAGGCGCAGGCCACCAGCATCGGCACGCGCTGGATGTTCGATAATCTGAAGCCCGGCATGAAAATCCGGGCGCTCGGACCGCTCGGCGACTTCTCCTACGTCAAGCATCCCGGCGACAAATATCTGTTCATCTCGGCAGGCTCCGGCGTGACGCCGATGATGTCGATGGTGCGCGACATGAGCGACCGCGCGCCGCAGAGCGACATCTCCTTCATCAACTGTTCACGCACGCCCGGCGATATCGTCTTCCGTCACGAGCTGGAATATCTCGCCCGTTTCATGCCGAACCTGTCGCTCGGCTTCATTGTCGAGAAATGCGGTCGTACCGATCTCTGGTCCGGCCTGAGGGGCATGGTCGACAAGGCCAAGATCGCGCTGCTCGCGCATGATTTCATGGATCGCACCGTCTTCTGTTGCGGTCCGGAGCCGTTCATGGCCGCCGTCCGCTCGATGCTCGACGCATCCGGCTTCGATATGAGCCGTTATCATCAGGAAAGCTTTGCGCCGGCCGCCCCGGTCAGTGTGGGTGAAACAGTTCTCACCGGTGCAGACGGCGAAGCATTGTCCATGGTGGGCTTCACCGTTTCTGGAAAAGAACTGCCCTGCCAGCCCGGCCAGACGGTTCTGATGACGGCGCGTGCCGCCGGCGTCCGCATCGGCGCCGCCTGCGAATCCGGCATCTGCGGCACCTGCCGGGTGCTGAAGCTTTCCGGCGAGGTGGAGATGAGCCACAATGGCGGCATTCTCGATGAGGAAATCGAGGAAGGTTATATTCTCGCCTGCTGCTCACGGCCGTTGACCGATGTGAAGGTGGAAGCCTGA
- a CDS encoding BA14K family protein, producing MMNFRTTSVATAMIVFLTSFTPSQAFQAPVPMPKPAVSTDNVVPVQYREWDRRGDRRYGDRMYRPRPPRDGYYNGHRGYRDRRPGYRYHNGYWFPLAAFAAGAIIGGAMQQPRPAYGGSHASWCQNRWRSYRAYDNTYQPNSGPRRICVSPYSR from the coding sequence ATGATGAATTTCCGGACAACGAGTGTCGCCACGGCGATGATCGTGTTCCTCACCAGCTTTACGCCGTCACAGGCGTTCCAGGCCCCTGTTCCGATGCCGAAGCCGGCGGTTTCCACTGACAATGTGGTGCCGGTGCAGTACCGGGAATGGGACCGCAGAGGCGACCGCAGGTACGGGGACCGGATGTATCGTCCGCGCCCGCCGCGTGACGGATATTACAATGGCCACCGGGGTTATCGCGATCGCCGTCCGGGCTACCGTTATCACAACGGCTACTGGTTCCCGCTGGCAGCCTTTGCGGCCGGTGCGATCATCGGCGGCGCCATGCAGCAGCCGCGTCCGGCCTATGGCGGCAGCCATGCCTCCTGGTGTCAGAACCGCTGGCGTTCATATCGCGCTTACGACAACACCTATCAGCCGAACAGCGGTCCGCGCCGCATATGCGTATCGCCTTACAGCCGCTGA
- a CDS encoding BA14K family protein, whose translation MKSYIKNIMAVGLSAIVVAGAIVPAEAAMPLPTAPKSVETAGNDAGNIVNVQYWRDRDGRGGWGGERRGWYGGHRGYRDYRPGYRHHDGYWFPLAAFATGAIIGGALSQPREVYRPVPEYRPRPVYREYRPVRRGGMSQAHVNWCYGRYRSYDAYSNTFQPYHGPRQPCYSPYS comes from the coding sequence ATGAAAAGCTATATCAAGAATATCATGGCTGTCGGTCTTTCTGCGATCGTGGTTGCGGGAGCGATTGTTCCGGCGGAAGCGGCAATGCCATTGCCGACCGCGCCGAAGAGCGTCGAGACCGCAGGCAACGACGCTGGCAATATCGTGAATGTGCAATATTGGCGTGATCGCGATGGTCGCGGCGGCTGGGGCGGCGAACGTCGCGGCTGGTATGGCGGCCATCGCGGTTATCGCGACTACCGCCCGGGCTACCGTCACCATGACGGTTATTGGTTCCCGCTCGCAGCCTTTGCGACGGGTGCGATCATCGGCGGCGCCCTGTCGCAGCCGCGTGAAGTCTACCGTCCGGTCCCGGAATATCGTCCGCGTCCCGTCTATCGCGAATACCGCCCGGTCCGCCGTGGCGGCATGAGCCAGGCGCATGTGAACTGGTGCTATGGCCGCTATCGGTCCTACGATGCTTATAGCAACACGTTCCAGCCTTACCACGGCCCGCGCCAGCCCTGCTATTCGCCTTACAGCTGA
- a CDS encoding transporter, whose amino-acid sequence MDLITPTIPGLVWAYHFQPGKAPCRRLAPDAGFDEMTGYEGFYWLHLNLADQRVAGFLETIVGLDPAARASLTTHETHPSIVVDEKSLYGTLVDFQREFDKETRDFGWLHFAVSDRFIITTRLQPLHSVDRLKAAVDKNSNRYLTPSHVFEGLVAEFQRSLINLVMETTEELNAIEDMVYDSENRDERRRLAPLRRTVVRLHRHLRTVLTLMRRASAVDDDEMPDGFEDVASRLMGRLEAVDHDVYALQERARLLHEEIDSKLSSETNRHLYILSLMTAFLLPPSLVTGFFGMNTDELPFTVGTGGTMAASIFIVISVALAWFVLKRARIL is encoded by the coding sequence ATGGATCTCATAACGCCCACCATTCCCGGCCTCGTCTGGGCCTATCACTTCCAGCCCGGAAAAGCTCCGTGCCGCCGGCTGGCGCCCGATGCCGGCTTCGACGAGATGACCGGATATGAGGGGTTCTATTGGCTGCATCTCAATCTCGCCGACCAGCGGGTTGCCGGCTTCCTCGAAACGATCGTCGGCCTTGACCCAGCCGCAAGGGCAAGCCTCACCACCCATGAGACGCATCCTTCCATCGTGGTCGATGAAAAATCGCTCTATGGCACGCTGGTCGATTTCCAGCGCGAGTTCGACAAGGAAACCCGCGATTTCGGCTGGCTGCATTTTGCGGTGAGCGACCGTTTCATCATCACCACCCGCCTGCAGCCTCTGCATTCGGTGGACCGGCTGAAGGCGGCGGTCGACAAGAATTCCAACCGCTACCTCACGCCATCGCATGTCTTCGAGGGTCTCGTTGCCGAATTCCAGCGCTCGCTCATCAATCTGGTGATGGAGACGACGGAGGAACTCAACGCCATCGAGGACATGGTCTATGACAGCGAGAACCGCGACGAGCGGCGGCGCCTTGCTCCGCTGCGCCGAACGGTCGTTCGCCTGCACCGGCATTTGCGCACCGTGCTCACCCTGATGCGGCGCGCTTCGGCCGTCGATGACGACGAGATGCCTGACGGTTTCGAGGATGTCGCTTCGCGCCTGATGGGACGGCTTGAGGCCGTCGATCACGACGTCTATGCGCTGCAGGAGCGCGCAAGGCTGCTGCATGAAGAAATCGATTCCAAACTCTCGTCGGAAACCAACCGGCACCTTTATATCCTGTCGCTGATGACGGCATTCCTGCTGCCGCCATCGCTGGTGACCGGCTTCTTCGGCATGAATACGGATGAACTGCCGTTTACCGTCGGCACCGGCGGCACCATGGCAGCCAGCATCTTCATCGTGATCTCGGTGGCGCTCGCCTGGTTCGTCCTGAAGCGCGCGCGAATATTGTAA
- a CDS encoding acyl-CoA dehydrogenase codes for MYSAPVDDIAFTLKHVAGLEDALSKGVLGDLGEDLVDAILQEAGRFATEQVAPLADIGDRQGAKLADGKVTTPDGWADLYRRWAEAGWNSLTAPEEFGGQNLPHMLNVAALEMWNSGSMAFALAPTLTMGAVEAIVTHGSNDLKRIYLPKLVSGEWTGTMNLTEPHAGSDLGVLKTRAERNGDGTYRIFGQKIFITWGEHDAADNIIHLVLARLPDAPAGTRGISLFLVPKFLPDENGAPGSRNDLFCHSLEHKLGIHGSPTCTMIFGDGKFGDEKGALGWLIGEENKGLACMFTMMNNARLAVGMQGVAICEAATQKAIEYAKERTQGKAPGWQGSGMSPIIEHPDIARTLLTMKALTQGSRAISFSCAHAIDMAHATEDASQRAHWQERAALLTPIAKSFSTDAGVDVASMGIQVHGGMGFIEETGAARYLRDARIAPIYEGTNGIQAIDLVLRKLPLSEGAQVRGFIGELREIATRTAASNRDDLGESARYLETSLDDLETTTDWLLSRIKAGETETALAGATAYQRLFGLALTGAYLAKGALVSVDDGRGGHRAALCRFTAENLLAETAALKDRVIAGAASLAAARTLLA; via the coding sequence ATGTATAGCGCGCCGGTGGATGATATCGCCTTTACACTCAAGCATGTAGCGGGTCTTGAAGACGCGCTCTCAAAGGGCGTGCTGGGTGATCTCGGTGAAGATCTGGTGGATGCCATTCTGCAGGAAGCCGGCCGTTTCGCCACGGAACAGGTCGCCCCGCTCGCCGATATTGGTGATCGCCAGGGCGCGAAGCTTGCCGATGGCAAGGTCACGACGCCGGATGGTTGGGCCGATCTTTACCGCCGGTGGGCGGAAGCTGGCTGGAACAGCCTGACGGCGCCTGAGGAATTCGGCGGTCAGAACCTGCCGCATATGCTGAATGTCGCAGCGCTGGAAATGTGGAATTCCGGCTCCATGGCTTTCGCGCTGGCGCCGACGCTCACCATGGGCGCGGTGGAAGCCATCGTTACCCATGGCAGCAATGATCTGAAGCGCATCTATCTGCCGAAACTCGTGTCCGGCGAATGGACCGGCACCATGAACCTCACCGAACCGCACGCAGGTTCGGACCTCGGCGTGCTGAAGACCCGGGCGGAGCGCAATGGGGACGGCACCTATCGCATCTTCGGCCAGAAGATTTTCATCACCTGGGGCGAACATGATGCGGCCGATAATATCATCCACCTCGTTCTCGCCCGTCTGCCGGATGCGCCGGCCGGAACGCGCGGTATCTCGCTGTTCCTCGTGCCGAAATTCCTGCCCGATGAAAACGGCGCACCGGGCAGCCGCAACGACCTGTTTTGCCATTCGCTGGAACACAAGCTCGGCATTCACGGCTCGCCCACCTGCACGATGATCTTCGGTGACGGCAAGTTCGGTGACGAAAAGGGCGCTCTCGGCTGGCTGATCGGCGAGGAGAACAAGGGCCTTGCCTGCATGTTCACCATGATGAACAACGCCCGCCTTGCCGTCGGCATGCAGGGTGTGGCGATCTGCGAGGCTGCGACCCAGAAGGCGATCGAATACGCGAAAGAGCGTACGCAGGGCAAGGCGCCCGGCTGGCAGGGCTCCGGCATGAGCCCGATCATCGAACATCCCGATATCGCCAGAACGCTTCTGACGATGAAGGCACTGACGCAAGGATCACGGGCGATTTCCTTCAGCTGCGCCCATGCCATCGACATGGCGCATGCGACCGAAGACGCCTCCCAGCGCGCTCACTGGCAGGAGCGCGCTGCCCTTCTCACTCCGATTGCCAAGTCCTTCTCCACCGATGCCGGTGTGGATGTCGCCTCCATGGGCATTCAGGTGCATGGCGGCATGGGCTTCATCGAGGAAACCGGCGCGGCACGCTATCTGCGCGATGCCCGTATCGCGCCGATCTACGAAGGCACCAACGGCATTCAGGCCATCGATCTGGTGTTGCGCAAGCTGCCGCTCTCCGAGGGTGCACAGGTGCGCGGTTTCATTGGCGAATTGCGCGAGATCGCCACCCGGACAGCCGCTTCGAACCGCGACGATCTCGGTGAGAGCGCCCGTTATCTCGAAACAAGCCTCGACGATCTGGAAACGACGACCGACTGGCTGCTCTCCCGCATCAAGGCAGGCGAAACCGAAACCGCGCTCGCCGGTGCCACAGCCTATCAGCGCCTCTTCGGTCTGGCGCTCACTGGCGCCTATCTCGCCAAGGGCGCATTGGTCTCCGTCGATGATGGCAGGGGCGGGCATCGCGCAGCACTTTGCCGTTTCACGGCGGAAAACCTGCTGGCAGAAACGGCGGCGCTGAAGGATCGTGTTATCGCTGGCGCGGCAAGCCTTGCCGCCGCCCGCACCCTGTTGGCTTGA
- a CDS encoding crotonase/enoyl-CoA hydratase family protein yields the protein MSDDHILVEPVGHAPEVLAIRFNRPEKKNAITDAMYLRMAEALHAANANPEIRVVAFLGTEGCFSAGNDMADFLAFAMSGGKGKLAALEFLKALVAFEKPLVSGVDGLAIGIGTTLNLHCDLTVASSRSLFKTPFVDLALVPEAASSLLVPKLIGHQRAFALLAMGEGFSAEQAMQAGLIWKVVASEHVETETLALAIRLAAKPQQALKIARDLVRGNPQDILARIEEEGRHFIAQLQSAEARAAFEAFMRR from the coding sequence ATGTCGGACGATCATATTCTTGTCGAGCCGGTTGGTCATGCGCCGGAGGTTCTGGCCATCCGCTTCAACCGGCCGGAGAAGAAAAACGCCATCACCGATGCCATGTATCTGCGCATGGCCGAAGCCCTGCATGCCGCCAATGCGAACCCCGAAATTCGGGTAGTCGCATTTCTTGGCACGGAAGGCTGCTTTTCCGCTGGCAATGATATGGCCGATTTCCTGGCCTTCGCCATGTCGGGCGGCAAGGGCAAGCTTGCGGCACTTGAGTTTCTGAAAGCGCTGGTCGCCTTCGAAAAGCCTCTGGTTTCAGGAGTGGACGGGCTCGCCATCGGCATCGGCACGACGCTGAACCTGCATTGCGACCTGACGGTCGCCTCCAGCCGCAGCCTGTTCAAGACGCCCTTCGTGGATCTGGCGCTGGTGCCGGAAGCAGCCTCCAGCCTGCTGGTGCCGAAACTCATCGGCCACCAGCGCGCTTTTGCGCTGCTTGCCATGGGCGAGGGTTTTTCGGCCGAACAGGCGATGCAGGCCGGCCTGATCTGGAAGGTTGTCGCGTCAGAACATGTCGAAACCGAAACGCTGGCGCTCGCCATCCGCCTCGCCGCCAAACCGCAGCAGGCGCTGAAGATCGCCCGCGACCTGGTCCGCGGCAACCCGCAGGACATACTTGCCCGCATCGAAGAGGAAGGCCGCCACTTCATCGCGCAGTTGCAGAGTGCGGAAGCCCGTGCCGCCTTCGAGGCATTCATGCGCCGTTAA
- a CDS encoding class I SAM-dependent RNA methyltransferase translates to MSTQTVTIKSLGAQGDGIAHCPDGPVYVPFALPGETVAIAKVKELGTVMSIAQASADRREPACRHFGPEGKNGTCGGCSLQHFADAPYHAYKRELVVSALKSKGLTPDVDDLVICRPGERRRAVFAARRTEKGLLLGFSQANSHHIVAIEECPVTSPGIVSRLDAIRAIGLSMVANAEPFRITVLETLSGLDISVEGIKSVNDKQRRTLTETVLAMRGIARVSLSGEILIEPQKPIIEFGGVPVSPPAGGFTQATKQAEDAMAELVLAHVGKSKRIADLFCGSGTFALRLARIGRVHAVEAEDKPLKALDFAARNTQGLKPVSVEKRDLFRRPLMTSELKNYDAVIFDPPRAGAEFQCKELARSTVKRIVAVSCNPLTLARDLAILTEGGYRVTRVTPVDQFLWSPHVEAVAVLEK, encoded by the coding sequence ATGAGCACCCAGACGGTCACCATCAAGAGCCTCGGCGCGCAGGGCGATGGCATCGCACACTGTCCCGACGGTCCGGTCTATGTGCCTTTCGCGCTGCCCGGCGAAACGGTCGCCATCGCCAAGGTCAAGGAGCTCGGCACCGTCATGTCGATAGCGCAGGCCTCGGCAGACCGACGTGAACCCGCCTGCCGCCACTTCGGCCCCGAGGGAAAGAACGGCACCTGCGGCGGCTGTTCGCTGCAGCATTTCGCCGATGCGCCTTACCATGCCTACAAGCGGGAATTGGTGGTGTCCGCGCTGAAATCGAAGGGCCTGACGCCTGATGTAGACGATCTCGTCATCTGTCGTCCCGGCGAGCGCCGTCGTGCGGTGTTTGCTGCCCGCCGGACGGAAAAGGGCCTGCTGCTGGGCTTCAGCCAGGCGAACAGCCATCACATCGTCGCCATCGAGGAATGTCCCGTCACCTCGCCCGGCATCGTCTCACGGCTCGATGCTATCAGAGCCATCGGGCTTTCCATGGTGGCGAATGCCGAGCCGTTCCGCATCACCGTTCTCGAAACGCTCTCCGGTCTCGATATTTCCGTCGAGGGCATCAAGTCGGTCAACGACAAGCAGCGGCGCACGCTCACGGAAACGGTTCTTGCCATGCGCGGCATTGCCCGCGTTTCGCTGTCGGGTGAAATCCTGATCGAACCGCAAAAGCCGATCATCGAATTCGGCGGCGTTCCGGTTTCACCGCCGGCCGGCGGCTTTACGCAGGCAACGAAGCAGGCCGAAGACGCGATGGCGGAGCTGGTGCTTGCCCATGTCGGCAAATCCAAACGCATTGCCGATCTCTTCTGTGGTTCCGGCACCTTTGCGCTGCGGCTCGCGCGCATCGGCCGGGTGCATGCGGTGGAAGCGGAAGACAAGCCGCTGAAGGCACTCGATTTTGCCGCCCGCAATACGCAGGGCCTGAAGCCCGTGAGTGTCGAGAAGCGCGATCTCTTCCGCCGGCCGCTGATGACAAGCGAACTCAAGAATTACGATGCTGTCATCTTCGATCCGCCGCGTGCCGGTGCGGAATTCCAGTGCAAGGAGCTGGCCCGCAGCACGGTGAAAAGGATCGTTGCAGTGAGCTGCAATCCGCTGACGCTCGCACGGGATCTCGCCATCCTCACGGAAGGCGGCTATCGCGTCACCCGTGTCACGCCGGTCGACCAGTTCCTGTGGTCACCGCATGTGGAAGCGGTGGCTGTGCTGGAGAAATAA
- a CDS encoding TlyA family RNA methyltransferase, with protein sequence MSKTSENERLDQLLVSRGHFASRSRARDAVSRGTVSVNGKIVTKPSQTVAANVKIAITDPAQAYVSRAALKLTAALDHFKLDPRGLDCLDVGASTGGFTEVLLHRGAKHVVAIDVGHGQIHPRIENDPRVTSLEGLNARFLTADDIDERPIGFIVSDVSFISLKLALAPALELAEPGALAVLLVKPQFEAGRDAISKAGLLKEPETAPAVAAELERWLTEDMGWKSLGLIPSPISGGDGNVEFLLGGEKP encoded by the coding sequence ATGTCCAAAACATCTGAAAATGAACGGCTAGACCAGCTTCTTGTGTCGCGTGGCCACTTTGCCAGCCGCTCGCGTGCGCGCGATGCGGTTTCGCGCGGCACCGTGAGCGTGAACGGCAAGATCGTCACCAAACCGAGCCAGACAGTCGCTGCAAACGTCAAGATCGCCATTACCGATCCGGCGCAGGCTTACGTCTCGCGCGCCGCCCTCAAGCTCACGGCCGCGCTCGATCATTTCAAGCTCGATCCGAGGGGCCTTGACTGCCTTGACGTCGGCGCATCCACCGGCGGCTTCACCGAGGTGCTGTTGCATCGCGGCGCGAAACACGTCGTCGCCATCGATGTCGGCCACGGGCAAATCCATCCAAGGATCGAGAACGATCCGCGCGTCACCAGTCTGGAAGGGCTGAATGCCCGCTTCCTCACCGCTGACGATATCGATGAGCGACCCATCGGCTTTATCGTTTCCGACGTGTCCTTTATTTCGCTGAAGCTTGCGCTTGCTCCGGCGCTCGAGCTTGCGGAACCAGGTGCTCTGGCGGTTCTGCTAGTCAAGCCGCAATTCGAGGCGGGACGCGATGCCATCAGCAAGGCCGGGCTTCTGAAGGAGCCGGAAACTGCGCCCGCCGTGGCGGCCGAGCTGGAACGCTGGCTGACCGAAGACATGGGCTGGAAAAGCCTCGGCCTCATTCCCTCGCCGATTTCCGGCGGCGACGGCAATGTCGAATTTCTTCTCGGAGGCGAAAAGCCATGA
- a CDS encoding methyl-accepting chemotaxis protein, producing the protein MSLKNLPINLKLIATFCALMGVCLLASAVVFWQTRGSELVTIENNRTKDIIQAVDGATAAMLEQAVNQRGFLLFRSDSTYNDVFAQRDLMLKKLSDARALAAGQPDILKSIDDMEKSATVFFKELAEPQIAARKTTEAPISEIIEIGRNQAKGQLDGFRASAAKIKEQLNGLSTIYAAEQQAAARNLEYALLGGGAVAGLLAVILIWALSRSIVTPIVGMTAAMSRLADGDLTTEVPATDRGDEVGKMAKAVLVFKEAGLEKSRLAGETDRMRSATEAERRRNEEEKARDEAASAFASAELGKGLAALADGDLSYRIETPFVPAIDPVRVNFNSAVEKLQQALRTVGENAAAINAGASEMLSAADDLSRRTEQQAASIEETAAALEEVTTTVRDSARGAEDAGNLVQRARAGAEKSGVVVRKAVAAMREIEKSSGEIGNIIGVIDDIAFQTNLLALNAGVEAARAGDAGKGFAVVAQEVRELAQRSANAAKEIKTLIGASSQQVENGVNLVDETGKALELIVSEVEEINAHVSAIVVAAREQATGLQEINTAVNTMDQGTQQNAAMVEQQTAASHSLAREAEALNGLLGQFRMGGTRAAVAGAGGYSAPRQSSARPAFQPAPAGPVRKAPVKSASATARPVASPARALGQSLARAFGGAAEAPAAKDQDWTEF; encoded by the coding sequence ATGTCGCTGAAAAATCTCCCCATTAACCTGAAGCTCATAGCCACCTTCTGTGCCTTGATGGGCGTGTGTCTGCTTGCGTCTGCGGTCGTGTTCTGGCAGACGCGGGGGAGCGAGCTTGTCACGATCGAAAACAACCGCACCAAGGACATCATTCAGGCTGTGGATGGTGCGACGGCCGCCATGCTGGAACAGGCCGTCAACCAGCGCGGTTTCCTGCTATTCCGCAGCGACAGCACCTATAATGATGTCTTCGCCCAGCGCGACCTGATGCTGAAGAAGCTCAGTGACGCCCGCGCCCTGGCGGCCGGCCAGCCTGATATCCTGAAGTCCATCGACGATATGGAAAAATCCGCGACCGTCTTCTTCAAGGAACTGGCCGAGCCGCAGATCGCCGCCCGCAAGACGACGGAAGCGCCGATTTCCGAAATCATCGAGATCGGCCGTAACCAGGCGAAGGGACAGCTTGATGGCTTCCGCGCTTCCGCCGCCAAGATCAAGGAACAGCTGAACGGCCTGTCCACCATCTACGCCGCTGAACAGCAGGCTGCTGCCCGCAATCTGGAATACGCGCTTCTCGGCGGCGGTGCCGTCGCCGGCCTGCTCGCCGTTATCCTGATCTGGGCTCTGTCGCGCTCCATCGTCACGCCGATCGTCGGCATGACGGCGGCCATGAGCCGGCTTGCCGATGGCGATCTGACGACGGAAGTGCCCGCCACGGATCGTGGCGACGAAGTCGGCAAGATGGCGAAGGCCGTTCTGGTCTTCAAGGAAGCCGGTCTCGAAAAATCCCGCCTTGCCGGCGAGACTGACCGCATGCGCTCCGCGACGGAGGCCGAACGCCGCCGCAACGAGGAAGAAAAGGCGCGTGACGAAGCCGCCAGCGCTTTTGCCAGCGCCGAGCTTGGCAAGGGCCTCGCCGCACTTGCGGATGGCGATCTTTCCTATCGCATTGAAACGCCTTTTGTGCCTGCCATTGATCCGGTTCGCGTCAATTTCAACAGCGCAGTCGAAAAGCTGCAGCAGGCGCTGCGCACGGTTGGTGAAAACGCTGCCGCCATCAATGCCGGGGCTTCGGAAATGCTCTCTGCCGCCGACGACCTGTCGCGCCGGACCGAACAGCAGGCGGCCTCCATCGAGGAAACCGCCGCGGCTCTGGAAGAAGTCACCACCACCGTGCGCGATAGTGCCCGCGGTGCGGAAGATGCCGGCAATCTGGTCCAGCGCGCCCGCGCCGGTGCGGAGAAGTCCGGTGTTGTGGTTCGCAAGGCGGTTGCCGCCATGCGCGAAATCGAGAAATCCTCGGGTGAAATCGGCAATATCATCGGCGTCATCGACGATATCGCCTTCCAGACCAACCTTCTGGCGCTGAATGCCGGTGTGGAAGCCGCCCGCGCCGGTGATGCCGGCAAGGGTTTTGCCGTTGTCGCACAGGAAGTTCGCGAACTTGCCCAGCGCTCCGCCAATGCCGCCAAGGAAATCAAGACGCTGATCGGCGCTTCCAGCCAGCAGGTGGAAAACGGCGTCAATCTGGTCGATGAGACCGGCAAGGCTCTGGAACTCATCGTGTCGGAAGTCGAAGAGATCAACGCCCATGTCAGCGCCATCGTCGTTGCCGCCCGCGAACAGGCGACCGGCCTGCAGGAAATCAACACCGCCGTGAACACCATGGATCAGGGCACGCAGCAGAATGCCGCCATGGTGGAACAGCAGACCGCCGCCAGCCATTCGCTGGCCCGCGAAGCCGAAGCGCTGAACGGCCTGCTTGGCCAGTTCCGGATGGGCGGCACGCGCGCCGCCGTCGCCGGTGCCGGCGGATATTCCGCGCCGCGCCAGTCTTCCGCCAGGCCCGCCTTCCAGCCTGCGCCCGCTGGGCCGGTCCGCAAGGCTCCGGTCAAGTCGGCTTCCGCAACCGCACGGCCGGTCGCTTCTCCCGCCCGCGCACTTGGCCAGAGCCTCGCCCGCGCCTTCGGCGGCGCTGCCGAAGCACCGGCTGCCAAGGATCAGGACTGGACGGAATTCTGA
- a CDS encoding nucleoside recognition domain-containing protein, producing MPFFATIRQKTRETLAIYWVLVRITVPIAILTEVFSRMGAIEAVAPAFAPVMSLIGLPPELGLAWLTAMLVGIWGAVPLIFTLVPASSLSVADITVFSALILFAHALPIEQKIIARAGPGILVSTVLRIGGGLLYAFLLHQLLEATGWLSAPVNPAWIAMSATPDWAGYFLGLGETMVWMLVILLALSFGLEILRVTGLLALMMKALSPLLRLAGIRGEAEHLTAIGLFLGISYGAGFLIREAQSGAISPRQVFLSCVFMGFAHSVIEDTLVVMSLGADVYGVLIGRLVFAIAATTVIAALLHRLSDEQFFARMFRLQGT from the coding sequence ATGCCATTTTTCGCAACCATCAGGCAGAAAACGCGGGAAACGCTCGCAATTTACTGGGTGCTGGTGCGGATCACGGTTCCGATCGCCATATTGACCGAAGTTTTTTCGAGAATGGGGGCAATCGAGGCGGTGGCGCCTGCCTTTGCGCCCGTCATGAGCCTCATCGGGCTTCCCCCGGAACTCGGTCTTGCCTGGCTGACGGCGATGCTGGTCGGCATATGGGGCGCGGTGCCGCTCATCTTCACGCTCGTGCCCGCATCGTCATTGAGCGTTGCGGATATCACCGTTTTTTCCGCACTCATCCTCTTTGCCCATGCCCTGCCCATCGAGCAGAAGATCATCGCCAGGGCGGGACCGGGCATACTCGTTTCCACGGTACTGCGCATCGGCGGCGGGCTGCTTTATGCGTTTCTCCTGCACCAGCTTCTGGAAGCGACGGGATGGTTGTCGGCACCGGTGAACCCTGCCTGGATTGCAATGAGCGCCACGCCTGATTGGGCCGGCTATTTCCTCGGTCTCGGGGAAACCATGGTCTGGATGCTGGTCATCCTTCTCGCTTTGTCGTTCGGACTTGAAATCCTTCGCGTGACCGGCCTGCTGGCGCTGATGATGAAGGCGCTTTCACCGCTCCTGCGTCTTGCCGGCATTCGCGGCGAGGCGGAACATCTCACCGCCATCGGTCTATTTCTGGGGATTTCCTATGGCGCGGGTTTCCTGATCCGCGAGGCGCAATCGGGGGCGATCTCCCCACGCCAGGTGTTTCTGTCCTGCGTGTTCATGGGTTTTGCCCATAGCGTGATTGAAGACACGCTCGTGGTGATGTCGCTGGGCGCCGATGTCTATGGTGTTCTCATCGGGCGGCTTGTTTTCGCCATTGCCGCGACCACCGTCATTGCCGCCCTGCTTCATCGCCTGTCTGACGAGCAGTTTTTCGCACGGATGTTCCGGCTGCAGGGAACATAG